One Fontisphaera persica DNA window includes the following coding sequences:
- the rpsJ gene encoding 30S ribosomal protein S10 encodes MPGQRIRIRLKGYDYRIVDSSAHEIVETVKRTGARVAGPVPLPTRIERFTVLRSPHADKKSQETFEQRTHKRLIDIIEPTAKTVDELKKLTLPAGVDITIKI; translated from the coding sequence ATGCCTGGACAACGCATACGGATTCGCCTCAAAGGCTACGATTACCGCATCGTGGACTCCTCGGCGCATGAAATTGTCGAAACGGTGAAACGCACCGGCGCCCGCGTGGCCGGGCCGGTGCCGCTGCCCACCCGCATTGAGCGGTTCACGGTGCTGCGCTCGCCGCATGCCGACAAGAAATCCCAGGAAACCTTTGAACAACGCACCCACAAACGGCTGATTGACATCATCGAGCCGACCGCCAAGACCGTGGACGAGCTGAAAAAGCTCACCCTGCCGGCGGGGGTTGACATCACCATTAAAATCTAA